A stretch of the Fibrobacter sp. genome encodes the following:
- a CDS encoding CHC2 zinc finger domain-containing protein — protein sequence MVIDQEHAGIMRKKTHPRQLGVPLSRWGRNLISCCPFHSPEETSLFFYDALGYWRYRCLQCGSEGDLVEFVMRSRFNGLDEQSARAEATEFLGTREQEQEADPDEHPWIKEIGGEKSRVLENFVRYCHWAACKSPSSAEFLESRGWSIGQAQLYGLGYYSGDPEPFYSYCMLSGIERHQVAFYLDNLEDYREPRITIPARNSKGLIHSVYGRSMENDEEHNPYISYASGPGDIPFNIQPDNDKPIIVEGMFDALTADLAGIPGVVSTMYQELTMSHLYKLKACGADSVTFILRREPNRREQEFRIQKYLKMAETQGLKFKSIVLPENETLDLMLRNYGADHLLKLIAETEEDTIHTHRRSMLLQDIKENYDTAMGCPPNECVGYLLNTFPQFTRKIDGIQSGLFYVSSNPFGLKTSLLSSLALDLIESNPSVKLIYIALETPRRQIFDRLVAMLIGKSVLDVRKKNEDEQVNQKILEATRKIMGFVRDNRLEIWEDQPAFDNKELLATLKEEQREHPDLIVMIDGIDHFKVTDRPDLADIHERRSSVMLDIYKALDIPLFLGGELVDEHGTLIAPRAYLRDSDAIYWLETREEEHYLTVDSKRLGNSSLYKGLLAIDPESNRICEV from the coding sequence ATGGTCATCGATCAAGAACACGCCGGAATCATGCGCAAGAAGACTCACCCGAGACAGTTGGGTGTACCCCTGAGCCGTTGGGGAAGGAATCTAATTTCGTGCTGTCCGTTCCATTCGCCCGAAGAGACGTCGCTGTTCTTCTACGACGCGCTGGGCTACTGGCGTTACCGCTGCCTGCAGTGCGGGAGCGAAGGCGACCTCGTCGAATTCGTGATGAGGAGCCGTTTCAACGGTCTGGACGAGCAGTCCGCTCGCGCCGAGGCTACCGAGTTTTTAGGCACCCGTGAACAGGAACAGGAAGCGGATCCTGACGAACATCCTTGGATCAAGGAAATCGGCGGCGAGAAGTCGCGCGTCCTCGAGAACTTCGTGCGCTACTGCCACTGGGCCGCCTGCAAGAGCCCGTCCTCGGCGGAATTCTTGGAAAGCCGCGGCTGGAGCATCGGCCAGGCCCAGCTCTACGGTCTCGGCTACTACAGCGGCGACCCGGAGCCGTTCTACAGCTACTGCATGCTTTCGGGCATCGAGCGCCACCAGGTCGCATTCTACCTCGACAACCTCGAAGACTACCGCGAGCCGCGCATCACCATTCCGGCACGCAATTCCAAGGGGCTCATCCACTCCGTGTACGGACGCTCCATGGAAAACGACGAGGAGCACAACCCCTACATTTCTTATGCATCGGGCCCGGGCGACATCCCGTTCAACATCCAGCCCGATAACGACAAGCCCATCATCGTGGAAGGCATGTTCGACGCGCTTACCGCGGACCTCGCCGGCATTCCGGGCGTAGTCTCGACCATGTACCAGGAACTCACGATGAGCCACCTGTACAAGCTGAAGGCTTGCGGGGCCGACTCCGTGACCTTCATCCTCCGCAGGGAACCGAACCGCAGGGAGCAGGAATTCCGCATCCAGAAGTACCTGAAGATGGCGGAAACGCAGGGACTGAAATTCAAGTCCATCGTGCTGCCCGAAAACGAGACGCTCGACCTGATGCTGCGCAACTACGGCGCCGACCATCTGCTCAAGCTGATCGCCGAGACCGAAGAGGACACGATTCATACCCACCGCCGTTCCATGCTGCTCCAGGACATCAAGGAGAACTACGACACGGCAATGGGCTGCCCGCCCAACGAATGCGTGGGCTACCTCCTCAACACGTTCCCGCAGTTCACCCGAAAGATTGACGGCATCCAGTCCGGGCTCTTCTACGTCTCGTCGAACCCGTTCGGCCTCAAGACGTCGCTGCTTTCGAGCCTCGCGCTCGACCTCATCGAGAGCAACCCGAGCGTGAAGCTCATCTACATCGCCCTCGAAACACCGCGCCGCCAGATATTCGACAGGCTCGTTGCGATGCTCATCGGCAAGTCCGTTCTCGACGTCCGCAAGAAAAACGAAGACGAACAAGTAAACCAGAAGATTCTCGAAGCGACCCGCAAGATTATGGGATTCGTCCGCGACAACCGCCTGGAAATCTGGGAAGACCAACCCGCGTTCGACAACAAGGAACTGCTAGCCACGCTCAAGGAAGAACAGCGCGAACACCCCGACCTCATCGTGATGATCGACGGCATCGACCACTTCAAGGTCACCGACAGGCCCGACCTCGCCGACATCCACGAACGCCGTTCGTCGGTGATGCTCGACATCTACAAGGCACTCGACATCCCGCTGTTCCTGGGTGGCGAACTCGTCGACGAGCATGGGACCCTCATCGCGCCGCGCGCCTACCTGCGCGATTCCGACGCCATCTACTGGCTTGAAACCAGGGAAGAGGAGCATTACCTGACCGTAGATTCCAAGCGGCTCGGCAACAGCAGCCTCTACAAGGGATTGCTCGCCATCGATCCGGAATCGAACCGCATCTGCGAAGTCTGA
- the mpaA gene encoding murein tripeptide amidase MpaA, whose protein sequence is MFSGVLHLPFKEYGRSATGCPLRYIPCDGDCHLLVIAGIHGEEPETTFLLSRALRQCGCTMEHTAFVLCANPDGITLGTRGNANGVDLNRNFPTSNWSSEPVHVRSVLEAERDTELSPGKAAGSEPETQALVRLIEELAPKAILSMHAPIGCIDAPEKSTLVQSLCETFRLPWKPDIGYPTPGSLGTWCKEGRAGGLQNRPECVTLELPRLSPEALFDRYGRDFAKWIRCL, encoded by the coding sequence ATGTTCTCCGGAGTCCTTCACTTACCCTTCAAAGAATACGGGCGTTCCGCAACGGGATGTCCGCTTCGTTATATTCCCTGCGACGGTGACTGCCACCTGCTGGTCATCGCAGGCATCCATGGCGAAGAGCCCGAAACGACGTTCCTGCTGAGCCGCGCGCTCCGCCAGTGCGGATGCACGATGGAACATACCGCATTCGTGCTGTGTGCGAACCCCGACGGCATTACGCTCGGGACCCGCGGGAACGCGAACGGCGTCGACCTGAACCGCAACTTCCCGACATCGAACTGGAGCAGCGAGCCCGTACACGTGAGGTCCGTACTTGAAGCGGAGCGCGATACGGAACTTTCCCCGGGAAAGGCCGCCGGCAGCGAACCCGAGACGCAGGCGCTTGTCCGCCTGATAGAAGAACTCGCCCCGAAAGCGATCCTCTCGATGCACGCCCCCATCGGGTGTATCGACGCTCCCGAGAAGAGCACGCTGGTGCAGAGCCTGTGCGAAACGTTCCGCCTGCCGTGGAAGCCCGACATCGGATACCCGACGCCCGGGAGCCTCGGAACATGGTGCAAGGAAGGCCGCGCGGGCGGCTTGCAAAACAGACCGGAATGCGTTACGCTGGAACTGCCGCGCCTGTCGCCGGAAGCGCTGTTCGACAGGTACGGGCGCGATTTCGCGAAGTGGATCCGCTGCCTCTAG
- a CDS encoding M15 family metallopeptidase, whose protein sequence is MSAEILLPYGLGSPDLVEYQNDYFVCKDICGDLEKLSQLLQRNGFSLRLESAYRPFEKQLSIWNRKARGELVLLDDSGKPMERPQDEEELMHAILTWSALPGASRHHLGTDIDVVDGNACPEGYEVQLTPDECTGMFAKFHEFLTAIFESGESFGFNRVFVPGRGKIRPEGWHIAHLPTSRRMLEGFSLDTLRSIYEKSDIACKDAILANLPQLAEDYIYPYFI, encoded by the coding sequence GTGAGTGCAGAAATTCTTTTGCCCTATGGCCTCGGTTCGCCGGACCTGGTCGAATACCAGAATGATTACTTTGTTTGTAAAGACATTTGCGGCGACCTGGAAAAACTTTCGCAGTTGCTGCAACGGAACGGCTTTAGCCTGCGGCTCGAGTCTGCGTACCGCCCGTTCGAAAAGCAGTTGTCTATCTGGAACCGCAAGGCCCGCGGTGAACTTGTACTGCTCGATGATTCCGGCAAACCCATGGAACGCCCGCAGGACGAAGAAGAACTGATGCATGCGATTCTCACCTGGTCGGCCCTTCCCGGTGCGAGCCGCCATCACTTGGGTACCGACATCGACGTGGTCGACGGGAACGCGTGTCCCGAAGGTTACGAGGTGCAGCTCACGCCCGACGAGTGCACGGGAATGTTCGCGAAGTTCCACGAGTTCTTGACGGCGATTTTCGAGTCGGGCGAATCGTTCGGCTTCAACCGCGTGTTCGTTCCCGGCAGGGGAAAAATCAGGCCCGAGGGCTGGCACATCGCGCACCTGCCCACGTCGCGCAGAATGCTGGAAGGCTTTTCTCTGGACACGCTCCGTAGCATATACGAGAAGAGCGATATCGCCTGCAAGGACGCCATCCTCGCCAACCTCCCGCAGCTCGCGGAAGACTACATCTATCCGTATTTTATCTAG
- a CDS encoding CDP-alcohol phosphatidyltransferase family protein: protein MGKTRFILPNAFTSLNFLLGAFSICWTTGAFTAKDPILMGAYFIILSVLLDKLDGFAARLVNASSEFGAQFDSLADLIAFGLAPAFSILFAYKTLSPSFFEANVPLMAVGFSVYVLCAAMRLAKYNACDADCYHHHFSGVPTTFVGAANAILVVFFKNKDVFADTSSILIYLPVVVLLITGFLMVSPLFLPKLQPRKSKALNLFQAVLIVLTYIAGFMFISEKMIILEYLLVLGLGYLIIGLGLGLVQRSKIIEEAKAESEK from the coding sequence ATGGGTAAGACTCGTTTTATTTTGCCGAATGCATTCACCAGTCTGAACTTTCTTCTGGGCGCATTTTCCATCTGCTGGACAACAGGAGCATTCACAGCAAAAGACCCTATCCTCATGGGTGCCTACTTCATCATCCTGAGCGTCCTCCTCGACAAGCTCGACGGTTTTGCCGCACGTCTCGTGAACGCCAGTTCGGAATTCGGTGCGCAGTTCGATAGCCTCGCCGACCTTATCGCGTTCGGCCTCGCCCCCGCGTTCAGCATCCTCTTCGCCTACAAGACCCTTTCGCCCTCCTTCTTCGAAGCGAACGTTCCCCTGATGGCGGTCGGATTCTCGGTCTACGTCCTCTGCGCCGCCATGCGCCTCGCCAAGTACAACGCCTGCGATGCGGACTGCTACCATCACCATTTCTCCGGCGTGCCCACGACCTTCGTCGGTGCAGCCAACGCCATCCTCGTCGTGTTCTTCAAGAACAAGGACGTCTTCGCCGACACCTCCAGCATTCTCATTTACCTGCCGGTCGTCGTCCTTCTCATTACGGGCTTCCTGATGGTATCCCCGCTGTTCCTCCCGAAGCTCCAGCCGCGCAAGAGCAAGGCTCTCAACCTTTTCCAGGCCGTACTCATCGTGTTGACCTACATCGCCGGTTTCATGTTCATCTCCGAAAAGATGATCATCCTGGAATACCTGCTCGTCCTCGGACTCGGCTACCTCATCATCGGTCTTGGACTCGGCCTCGTCCAGCGCAGCAAGATTATCGAAGAGGCAAAGGCCGAAAGCGAAAAGTAA
- the ruvC gene encoding crossover junction endodeoxyribonuclease RuvC: MIILGIDPGSITTGYAFLKAEKGKVDVLEYGVFHAKATLPVEDRLLQIVTELEARLDVYRPEALAMEGVFFAKNAKSALVLGHIRGAILVACRRRGMSFSEYPPKIVKQAVTGDGSAAKEQVANMVFARLGIEHSDLPLDASDALAIAWTHANPAPLSAALVARAGKPVHRKKKASVSEWKALVEKMGGTIQ, from the coding sequence ATGATTATACTCGGAATCGACCCCGGCTCCATAACGACGGGCTACGCCTTCCTGAAGGCGGAAAAAGGGAAGGTGGATGTGCTCGAATATGGCGTATTCCATGCGAAGGCGACCCTCCCGGTCGAAGACCGCCTGTTGCAAATCGTGACCGAGCTGGAAGCGCGGCTCGATGTGTACCGCCCTGAAGCGCTCGCCATGGAAGGCGTGTTCTTTGCGAAGAACGCGAAGAGCGCCCTCGTGCTCGGGCATATTCGCGGGGCCATCCTCGTCGCATGCCGCCGCCGCGGGATGTCGTTCAGCGAATACCCGCCTAAGATCGTCAAGCAGGCGGTCACGGGCGACGGAAGCGCGGCTAAGGAGCAGGTGGCGAACATGGTGTTCGCGCGGCTGGGTATAGAGCATTCCGACCTTCCGCTCGATGCATCCGATGCGCTCGCGATTGCGTGGACGCATGCGAACCCGGCTCCGCTTTCGGCGGCGCTAGTGGCCCGTGCGGGGAAGCCTGTCCACCGCAAGAAAAAGGCCAGCGTTTCGGAATGGAAGGCGCTTGTCGAAAAGATGGGAGGGACTATCCAGTGA
- a CDS encoding glycosyltransferase, which produces MDAENRRKFTIVDFNNFWSPSGGGVRRYHLQKMAFYEQQSDVLEVFVMPDSKTFTEVRSDGLIVEHVEAFRFPGNWEYRFMWKRKQIAPVLEKYKPEIIEVGSPYILPTAVRHTAKRVSPESRLVAFWHADFPVTYVGRPVAQKLGAGIGRFARKEAFWYARKEFKDFDCIEASSKEAMARLRKNGLPNPQWIPLGCDINMFSPAKRDEALVNELKAGNPDRLVIFFPHRHCNEKGIDLILGAYDILAEKLGHEPAIVFAGTGPSLPLVQEAASKHEHVRYIGFINSIDEMARYYASADIGLALSGWETFGLSILESMASGNALVGAAAGAAFEHVTESGAGTILSERTPQALADAIAELYRTDMQGMKQKARAYAEKFSWKDCFTRQLELYRNIAAK; this is translated from the coding sequence ATGGACGCAGAGAACAGGCGCAAGTTCACCATAGTCGACTTCAACAACTTCTGGAGCCCCTCGGGCGGCGGCGTACGCCGCTACCACCTGCAGAAGATGGCATTCTACGAACAGCAGAGCGACGTGCTCGAAGTGTTCGTGATGCCCGACTCGAAGACTTTTACCGAAGTACGCAGCGACGGCCTGATTGTCGAACACGTAGAAGCGTTCCGGTTCCCGGGCAACTGGGAATACCGCTTCATGTGGAAGCGCAAGCAGATTGCGCCCGTACTCGAAAAGTACAAGCCCGAAATTATCGAGGTGGGTTCGCCGTACATCTTGCCCACCGCCGTGCGCCACACCGCAAAGCGGGTCAGCCCCGAATCCAGGCTGGTCGCCTTCTGGCACGCGGACTTCCCCGTGACCTACGTGGGGCGCCCCGTGGCGCAGAAACTCGGTGCCGGAATCGGGAGGTTCGCCCGCAAGGAAGCCTTCTGGTACGCCCGCAAGGAATTCAAGGATTTCGACTGCATCGAAGCCTCCTCGAAAGAGGCGATGGCACGCCTGCGCAAGAACGGGCTGCCTAACCCGCAATGGATTCCGCTCGGCTGCGACATCAACATGTTCTCCCCCGCAAAGAGGGACGAAGCGCTCGTAAACGAGCTCAAGGCCGGGAATCCCGACCGCCTCGTCATATTCTTCCCGCACAGGCACTGCAACGAGAAGGGAATAGACCTCATTCTCGGCGCATATGACATCCTCGCAGAGAAACTGGGACACGAGCCCGCCATCGTATTCGCGGGTACAGGCCCGAGCCTCCCGCTGGTGCAGGAAGCGGCAAGCAAGCACGAGCACGTGCGCTACATCGGGTTCATCAATTCCATCGACGAGATGGCACGCTACTACGCAAGCGCCGACATCGGGCTCGCGCTTTCGGGCTGGGAGACCTTCGGGCTTTCCATTCTCGAGAGCATGGCCAGCGGGAACGCGCTCGTCGGGGCAGCCGCAGGCGCCGCATTCGAACACGTGACCGAATCGGGCGCAGGTACAATCCTGAGCGAACGCACGCCCCAAGCGCTGGCAGACGCCATCGCGGAACTCTACCGCACTGACATGCAGGGCATGAAGCAGAAAGCCCGCGCCTACGCCGAAAAGTTCAGCTGGAAGGACTGCTTCACCCGCCAGCTGGAACTCTACCGCAACATCGCGGCGAAATAA